The following are encoded in a window of bacterium genomic DNA:
- a CDS encoding response regulator → GRFLDINTAGLILFGYDSKKELLSIDIVKDLFVHPETRPIYEQTLARDGYVKDFELVLKRKDGTRLVVLETSVAELDEQGNAVSYRGIMRDVTHVKDLQLQLVQFQKMETIGRLAGGVAHDFNNILMAIMSYCDLSLTTAGLEDSIARNLVEVKKQAETGAALTRQLLAFSRKQVLVPKVIDLNQVLTEMEPMIRRLLREDIAIVLNLDPSIGTIQADPYQIEQVVMNLVVNAKDAMPRGGRLTFQTTVKEFRSESQLEDVRIVEGSYVTLAVTDTGLGMDDLTPLKIFEPFFTTKEVGKGTGLGLSSVYGIVKQSGGYIFVTSQPNSGSTFTIYLPEVPLHSKHNLAEEHPAGTVQTRPAASQTILLVDDNAPVRSALSALLDLQGYNVFQASNGFEAIQLCTDQNMQIDLLITDMVMPFIGGHELSEKLSERYPHLKTLYMSGYAEDTVLREALSDHSSAFLQKPVSMKMFLEKIQSLLH, encoded by the coding sequence GGGCGTTTTCTGGATATCAATACGGCAGGATTAATTCTTTTTGGCTATGACTCCAAAAAAGAGCTTTTAAGCATCGATATTGTTAAGGATTTGTTTGTTCATCCTGAAACGCGACCTATTTACGAACAAACTCTGGCAAGGGACGGATACGTGAAGGATTTTGAATTAGTACTGAAACGCAAAGATGGAACGCGACTCGTGGTCCTGGAGACTTCCGTTGCGGAACTGGATGAGCAAGGTAATGCCGTAAGCTATCGTGGAATTATGCGAGACGTAACCCACGTAAAAGATCTGCAACTTCAACTGGTTCAATTTCAGAAGATGGAAACGATCGGACGTCTTGCCGGTGGCGTGGCGCACGACTTCAATAACATTCTGATGGCCATTATGAGTTATTGTGATTTGAGTCTTACCACCGCAGGATTGGAAGACTCTATTGCAAGAAATCTTGTTGAAGTGAAGAAGCAGGCTGAAACCGGAGCCGCCCTGACCAGACAACTGCTGGCCTTCAGTCGAAAACAAGTTCTGGTTCCAAAAGTCATTGATCTGAATCAAGTACTAACCGAAATGGAACCGATGATCCGGCGTCTTCTTCGTGAAGACATTGCCATTGTTTTGAATCTAGATCCGTCCATTGGCACGATCCAGGCTGATCCGTATCAAATCGAACAAGTCGTGATGAATCTTGTCGTGAATGCGAAAGACGCAATGCCCAGGGGGGGCCGTTTAACTTTCCAGACCACTGTGAAAGAATTCCGTTCCGAATCGCAGTTAGAGGATGTCCGGATTGTGGAGGGAAGCTATGTAACGCTGGCAGTTACCGATACGGGTTTAGGCATGGATGATCTGACGCCACTGAAAATCTTTGAACCCTTTTTTACGACAAAAGAAGTGGGCAAAGGCACCGGCCTAGGGCTCTCGAGCGTTTACGGAATCGTGAAGCAAAGCGGTGGATATATTTTTGTAACGAGCCAACCGAATTCAGGGAGCACATTTACAATTTATCTTCCTGAGGTCCCGCTGCATTCAAAACACAATCTTGCGGAAGAACATCCGGCTGGAACCGTTCAGACTCGACCTGCAGCATCCCAGACCATCCTGCTGGTGGATGATAACGCGCCGGTGCGATCCGCGCTCAGTGCCCTGTTGGATCTTCAAGGCTATAACGTTTTTCAGGCCTCAAACGGTTTTGAAGCGATACAACTCTGCACCGATCAAAACATGCAAATCGATCTGCTCATCACCGACATGGTGATGCCATTCATCGGTGGACATGAGCTTTCCGAGAAGTTGAGTGAGCGTTACCCGCATCTAAAAACGTTATATATGTCCGGTTACGCCGAGGATACGGTGCTTCGCGAAGCTTTGTCGGATCATTCTTCAGCTTTTTTGCAAAAACCGGTTTCGATGAAGATGTTTCTGGAGAAAATTCAATCGCTCCTCCATTAG